In the genome of Bacteroidota bacterium, one region contains:
- a CDS encoding TonB-dependent receptor has protein sequence MKIDKTLLLLIICFSFSLGIFAQTGSIRGFVYDKENGEPIIFTNVYLHKTTFGAATDVNGYYNLTNIPVGNYTLTITYIGYDTLKMAVNIKTNKIINQNLILKKSSIRLKEFVISAERMEMKTEIRTSIVKITPKQLEKIPTMGSEPDLAQYLQVIPGVVFTGDQGGQLYIRGGSPIQNKVLLDGMIVYNPFHSIGLFSVFDSDVIRNADIYTGGFGAEYGGRISSVMDITTKDGNKNRLSGKLSTNTFGSKFLLEGPLKKGLENSNNGASFVFSAKTSYLEESSKLFYSYIDTAGLPFNFTDLYGKVSINGANGTKINLFGFNFNDQVNYQTISDLNWESYGIGSNIILVPSSANALVKANFSYSNYRIGIEELDSKPRYSEVDGFNFGLQFVYFLGTNEFNYGIEALGYNTDYVFYNSTGRKLAQNENTTELGGFLKYKHIAGKLLLEPSFRVHYYASLSDISLEPRLGIKYNISDRLRVKLAAGIYSQNLISANSDRDVVNLFYGFLSGTQDLQEEFDGEEVKHNLQKSHHGILGFEFDLTNRIDINVEGYIKDNVQLTSINRNKIYDDTGENSDKPEYYTKDFIIESGKAYGVDFLLKYDYRKLYLWCVYSLGYVTRYDGVIDYLPHFDRRHNVNLVGSYKFGEDLNWELSARWNLGSGFPFTKTLGYYEKLPFINGITTDYTSENGDLGIIYADLNTGRLPYYHRLDASIKRVLYFGNNSELKITFSITNIYDRENIFYFDRIKHSRVNQLPIMPSLGASFKF, from the coding sequence ATGAAAATTGATAAAACATTACTACTTTTAATAATATGTTTTTCGTTTTCGCTCGGAATATTTGCCCAAACTGGAAGCATTAGAGGCTTTGTTTACGACAAAGAAAATGGCGAACCCATTATTTTTACAAATGTCTATCTGCATAAAACAACCTTCGGAGCTGCTACCGATGTAAACGGATATTACAACCTTACGAACATTCCAGTAGGAAACTACACTTTAACTATTACTTATATTGGCTACGATACATTAAAAATGGCAGTCAATATTAAAACCAACAAAATCATAAACCAAAATTTAATTCTAAAAAAGTCATCAATTAGGCTAAAAGAATTTGTTATAAGTGCCGAACGAATGGAGATGAAAACCGAAATTCGTACCTCAATTGTAAAAATTACTCCAAAACAACTCGAAAAAATTCCAACCATGGGAAGCGAACCAGATTTAGCCCAATATCTTCAGGTTATTCCTGGTGTAGTTTTTACCGGCGATCAGGGTGGGCAACTATATATTCGTGGAGGTTCTCCAATTCAAAACAAGGTTTTATTAGACGGAATGATAGTTTACAATCCATTTCATTCTATTGGATTATTTTCTGTTTTCGATTCAGATGTTATCAGAAATGCCGACATTTATACCGGCGGATTTGGTGCCGAATATGGTGGAAGAATTTCATCAGTCATGGATATTACAACTAAAGATGGAAATAAAAACCGCTTGTCCGGGAAATTATCGACAAACACATTTGGTTCAAAATTTCTATTGGAAGGTCCTTTGAAAAAAGGATTGGAAAACTCAAACAATGGGGCATCATTTGTTTTCTCAGCAAAAACCTCTTATCTTGAAGAAAGTTCTAAATTGTTTTATTCCTATATTGATACAGCCGGTTTACCTTTCAATTTTACTGACTTATATGGAAAAGTTTCAATAAATGGAGCGAATGGAACGAAAATTAATTTGTTTGGTTTTAACTTCAACGATCAGGTAAATTATCAGACAATTTCAGATTTAAATTGGGAATCTTATGGAATAGGATCAAATATAATATTAGTCCCTTCAAGTGCCAATGCTCTTGTAAAAGCCAACTTTTCGTACTCAAATTATAGAATCGGTATTGAAGAATTAGACTCAAAACCAAGATATAGCGAAGTCGATGGATTTAATTTTGGACTTCAGTTTGTATATTTTCTGGGAACCAACGAATTTAATTATGGTATTGAGGCACTGGGATATAATACTGATTATGTTTTCTATAATTCGACTGGCAGAAAATTGGCACAAAATGAAAATACAACCGAATTAGGAGGATTTTTAAAATATAAACATATTGCCGGGAAACTATTGTTAGAACCAAGTTTCAGAGTTCATTATTATGCCTCTTTATCAGATATTTCGCTTGAGCCACGACTTGGGATTAAATATAATATTTCAGATAGATTGAGAGTAAAATTGGCTGCTGGTATATATTCGCAAAATCTTATTAGTGCTAATTCCGATAGAGATGTCGTGAATCTTTTCTACGGTTTCCTTTCTGGAACTCAAGATTTGCAAGAAGAATTTGATGGTGAGGAAGTAAAACACAATTTGCAAAAATCTCATCATGGTATTTTAGGATTTGAATTCGATCTTACCAATAGAATTGACATAAATGTTGAAGGTTACATAAAAGACAATGTTCAGCTTACAAGCATAAACAGAAATAAAATTTACGACGATACCGGCGAAAATAGCGACAAACCTGAATATTATACCAAAGACTTCATAATAGAATCAGGGAAAGCTTATGGGGTCGATTTTTTGCTTAAATACGATTATCGAAAACTTTATTTATGGTGTGTTTATTCCTTAGGCTATGTAACTCGCTATGATGGAGTTATTGATTATTTGCCACATTTCGACCGAAGACACAATGTGAACCTTGTCGGGTCCTATAAATTTGGAGAAGACTTAAATTGGGAACTTAGTGCTAGATGGAATCTTGGCTCGGGTTTTCCTTTTACAAAAACTTTAGGTTACTACGAAAAACTACCATTTATAAATGGAATTACTACAGACTATACTTCAGAAAACGGAGATCTTGGAATTATTTATGCCGATTTAAACACCGGAAGACTTCCATATTATCATCGTTTGGACGCATCCATTAAAAGAGTACTTTATTTTGGCAACAACTCCGAACTTAAAATTACTTTTAGTATTACGAATATATACGATAGAGAAAACATTTTCTATTTTGATCGGATAAAACATAGTCGAGTAAATCAACTGCCGATTATGCCAAGTCTTGGTGCAAGTTTTAAATTCTAA
- the pyrB gene encoding aspartate carbamoyltransferase, with protein sequence MKNRNLVSINDYSKEEYMRIIELASEFEKNPVQNILEGKIIASLFFEPSTRTRLSFESAVNRLQGRIIGFSDSGSSSVKKGESLHDTIKTVESYCDLIVMRHPIEGSAKYASEVSNVPVVNAGDGANQHPTQTLLDLYSIYKTQGTLEDLNIFLVGDLKYGRTVHSLLMAMSKFNTTFNFISPEELKMPNEYKLYLDNLGLKYFEHADFTEYISEADIVYMTRVQRERFSDPMEYEKVKNTYVLRKYMLENSKSNMKILHPLPRVNEIHTDVDASDKAYYFQQALNGVYTRQAIIASILGMK encoded by the coding sequence ATGAAAAACAGGAATTTGGTTTCAATAAACGATTATTCAAAAGAAGAATATATGCGAATAATCGAATTAGCAAGCGAATTTGAAAAGAATCCAGTTCAAAATATTTTAGAAGGAAAAATTATTGCTTCTTTATTTTTTGAGCCATCAACTCGCACAAGATTAAGTTTTGAAAGTGCCGTTAACCGTTTACAAGGTAGAATAATCGGATTTTCAGATTCAGGTTCTTCAAGTGTGAAAAAAGGGGAGTCTCTTCACGATACCATAAAAACAGTTGAAAGTTATTGTGATTTAATAGTAATGCGTCATCCTATTGAAGGAAGTGCAAAATATGCGAGCGAAGTTTCGAATGTCCCTGTTGTAAATGCAGGCGATGGTGCAAATCAACATCCTACACAAACTTTGTTAGATTTGTATTCTATTTATAAAACTCAAGGAACATTAGAAGACCTAAATATTTTTTTAGTTGGAGATCTGAAATATGGACGCACTGTTCATTCCTTGCTTATGGCAATGTCAAAATTCAATACCACTTTTAATTTTATATCACCTGAAGAATTGAAAATGCCAAACGAATATAAATTATATTTAGATAATCTTGGATTGAAGTATTTCGAACATGCCGATTTTACTGAATATATTTCGGAAGCCGACATAGTTTATATGACAAGAGTTCAGAGAGAAAGATTTTCTGATCCTATGGAATATGAAAAAGTGAAGAATACATATGTGCTAAGAAAATATATGCTCGAAAACTCAAAGTCAAATATGAAAATTTTGCATCCACTTCCACGAGTAAACGAAATTCATACAGATGTTGATGCCAGCGATAAAGCATATTATTTTCAGCAAGCTCTAAACGGAGTTTATACACGGCAAGCTATTATTGCATCTATTTTAGGAATGAAATAA
- a CDS encoding aspartate carbamoyltransferase regulatory subunit — protein MKDSKELKVSAIKNGTVIDRIPAKNLFKVITILGLDKIENQITFGTNLESKKLGRKAIIKISDKDFQEDELNKIALVAPEAKLNIIKNYTVVEKNEVAVPDIIKGIVKCVNPKCVTNYESINTKFTVISKTDVALKCHYCEKITDQEHMIIV, from the coding sequence ATGAAAGACTCAAAAGAACTTAAAGTTAGTGCAATAAAAAACGGAACTGTAATTGACCGTATTCCTGCAAAAAACCTATTTAAAGTAATCACCATATTAGGGCTCGATAAAATTGAAAATCAGATCACTTTTGGTACCAATCTAGAAAGCAAAAAATTGGGAAGAAAAGCCATAATAAAGATTTCAGATAAAGATTTTCAGGAAGATGAACTAAATAAAATTGCATTGGTTGCCCCCGAAGCCAAACTCAACATTATTAAGAATTATACTGTTGTTGAAAAAAATGAAGTGGCTGTTCCAGACATTATAAAAGGAATTGTCAAATGCGTAAATCCAAAATGTGTTACAAATTATGAAAGCATAAATACCAAATTTACAGTAATTTCTAAAACAGATGTTGCGTTAAAATGTCATTATTGCGAAAAAATTACCGATCAGGAACATATGATCATCGTTTAG
- the lptB gene encoding LPS export ABC transporter ATP-binding protein, whose product MKLFTENITKTYGKRTVVNKVSIEVSQGEIVGLLGPNGAGKTTSFYMIVGLIKPNSGKIFLEDDDITKLPVYKRAQKGIGYLAQEASVFRKMTVEDNILAILEMSKYSKEYQRDRTEELIEEFGLARIRKSYGIQLSGGERRRTEIARALAINPSFILLDEPFAGVDPIAVEDIQEIVSKLKAKNIGILITDHNVHETLSITDRAYLLFEGSILKSGTAEDLSQDEHVRNVYLGKNFELRR is encoded by the coding sequence ATGAAACTTTTCACCGAAAATATTACCAAAACATACGGAAAACGCACTGTTGTAAATAAAGTTTCAATAGAAGTAAGCCAAGGCGAAATTGTTGGTCTCTTAGGTCCGAATGGTGCTGGAAAAACAACATCTTTTTATATGATTGTTGGCTTAATAAAACCTAATTCGGGCAAGATATTTTTGGAAGATGATGATATTACAAAATTACCTGTCTATAAAAGAGCTCAAAAAGGAATTGGATATTTGGCACAAGAAGCATCGGTTTTTAGAAAAATGACAGTAGAAGATAATATTCTTGCAATCCTCGAAATGTCTAAATATTCTAAAGAATATCAGAGAGACAGAACTGAAGAATTGATTGAAGAATTTGGATTAGCCAGAATTAGAAAAAGTTATGGAATTCAACTTTCGGGCGGAGAAAGAAGACGAACTGAAATTGCCAGAGCTCTGGCTATAAACCCAAGTTTTATTTTGCTGGACGAACCATTTGCCGGAGTAGATCCTATCGCTGTGGAAGACATTCAGGAAATTGTGTCGAAACTAAAAGCCAAAAATATTGGAATATTAATTACCGACCATAATGTACACGAAACACTATCGATAACCGACAGAGCATATTTACTTTTTGAGGGTAGCATACTTAAATCCGGAACCGCCGAAGATTTGTCGCAAGACGAACATGTCAGAAATGTTTACCTTGGGAAAAATTTTGAATTGAGAAGATAA
- the gldE gene encoding gliding motility-associated protein GldE: METEPYHSFLIDLLNVTIHPIEAVNILAIFFVIFLLIVSALISGSEVAFFSLSPSHISKLRKKEAKQDLIILSLLEIPERLLATILIANNFVNVGIVILSTYVSSSIFDFGVNTALAFVFQVIVITFLLLLFGEIIPKVYATKYPEKFSGFMAYPLFFLEKILRPFSSVLISSTSFVNKRFANVKQNISINDLSDALDLTENEISEDKKILEGIVNFGKLYVKEIMRSRVDVVAVEIKTSFNKLVSVIIESGYSRIPVFSENFDKVKGILYIKDLLPYIHKNYNDFKWQSLIRPLYSIPEMKKIDDLLEEFQSKKIHMAVVVDEYGGKSGIITLEDILEEIVGEITDESDPQTVEYKKIDNENFIFEGKTLLNDFYKIIEKPDNIFDEIKGDADTLAGLILEIKGEIPKKNDEIMFNNFKFKIEAVDNRRIIKIRVHLKSL; the protein is encoded by the coding sequence TTGGAAACCGAGCCCTATCATTCGTTTTTAATAGATTTGCTAAATGTAACAATTCATCCCATCGAAGCTGTCAATATTTTAGCAATATTTTTTGTAATTTTTTTATTAATAGTTTCTGCTCTAATTTCAGGTTCCGAGGTTGCCTTTTTCTCATTATCTCCCTCACATATTAGCAAACTTCGGAAAAAAGAGGCAAAACAAGATTTAATAATATTGTCATTATTGGAAATCCCTGAGCGATTGTTGGCAACTATACTTATTGCAAACAATTTTGTGAATGTTGGGATAGTTATCTTATCAACCTATGTTAGTTCTTCAATTTTCGATTTTGGCGTAAACACTGCTTTGGCTTTTGTTTTTCAGGTTATTGTTATAACATTCTTACTTCTGCTATTTGGAGAGATCATTCCAAAAGTTTATGCCACGAAATACCCGGAGAAATTTTCAGGTTTTATGGCATATCCTTTGTTTTTTCTTGAAAAAATCCTCCGCCCTTTTAGCTCAGTTCTTATTAGCTCAACTTCGTTTGTGAACAAAAGATTTGCAAATGTTAAGCAAAATATTTCAATCAACGATTTGTCCGATGCTTTAGATTTGACTGAGAATGAAATATCGGAAGACAAAAAAATTCTTGAAGGAATTGTTAATTTCGGAAAACTGTACGTGAAAGAAATTATGCGGTCAAGAGTCGATGTTGTTGCTGTAGAAATAAAAACCAGTTTCAACAAATTGGTCTCAGTTATTATCGAATCGGGCTATTCCAGAATTCCTGTATTTTCAGAAAATTTTGATAAAGTAAAAGGAATACTATACATAAAAGATTTGCTCCCATATATTCATAAAAACTACAACGATTTTAAGTGGCAATCGCTTATTCGTCCTTTGTATTCTATTCCTGAAATGAAAAAAATCGACGATTTGCTCGAAGAATTTCAATCGAAAAAAATACATATGGCTGTTGTTGTTGATGAATATGGAGGCAAATCTGGAATAATTACCTTAGAAGATATACTTGAGGAAATTGTAGGTGAAATTACAGACGAATCAGATCCGCAAACTGTTGAATACAAGAAAATTGATAATGAAAATTTCATTTTTGAAGGCAAAACTCTTCTAAACGATTTTTATAAAATTATTGAAAAACCCGATAATATTTTTGATGAAATAAAAGGAGATGCCGACACCTTAGCAGGTTTGATTCTTGAAATAAAAGGAGAAATTCCTAAAAAGAATGATGAAATAATGTTCAACAACTTTAAGTTCAAAATTGAAGCTGTTGACAACAGGCGGATTATAAAAATCAGAGTACATTTAAAATCACTATAG
- a CDS encoding ATP-binding cassette domain-containing protein — translation MIRLKNISKSFDDKKVLSDINVEFASGKTNLVIGQSGSGKTVLIKSMVGLFEIDEGEITYNDRNFTKMNFRDKKSIRKEIGMVFQGGALFDSSTVEENIMFPLDLFTNMNPKEKLDRVNFCLERVNISKTNMLYPSEISGGMKKRVAIARAISLNPKYLFFDEPNSGLDPYTSIVIDNLIKEITEEFNTTTVINTHDMNSVLEIGDKIVFIYKGKKWWEGSNTQVFSNDNKELNDFVFASKLSKNLRM, via the coding sequence ATGATAAGACTAAAAAACATCTCAAAATCTTTTGACGATAAGAAAGTTTTGTCCGACATAAATGTCGAATTTGCATCTGGCAAAACCAATTTGGTGATAGGTCAGAGTGGCTCTGGAAAAACTGTCCTTATTAAATCTATGGTTGGTTTGTTTGAAATTGATGAAGGAGAAATTACATACAACGATCGCAATTTTACAAAAATGAATTTTAGAGACAAAAAATCCATTCGTAAAGAAATTGGGATGGTTTTCCAAGGCGGTGCATTGTTCGATTCATCTACTGTAGAAGAAAATATTATGTTTCCATTGGATTTATTTACCAATATGAATCCAAAAGAAAAACTTGATAGAGTAAATTTTTGTCTTGAAAGAGTTAATATTTCTAAAACAAATATGCTCTATCCCTCAGAAATCAGCGGAGGGATGAAAAAACGTGTGGCAATTGCAAGGGCTATTTCCTTAAATCCAAAGTATTTGTTTTTTGATGAACCAAATTCAGGATTAGATCCTTACACTTCAATTGTAATTGATAATTTAATTAAAGAAATTACTGAAGAATTTAACACTACCACCGTAATTAATACTCATGATATGAATTCGGTATTAGAAATTGGAGATAAAATTGTCTTTATCTATAAAGGCAAAAAGTGGTGGGAAGGCTCAAACACACAGGTCTTTAGTAACGATAATAAGGAATTGAACGATTTTGTATTTGCTTCAAAGCTTTCAAAAAATCTTAGAATGTGA
- a CDS encoding single-stranded DNA-binding protein, with protein MINKVILIGNVGKEPEVNYLDNGVAVAKFSLATSESYKKDGEKVTITEWHNIVMWRKLAEICEKYVKKGDKLYVEGKISTRSWDDKDGNKRYSTEIVANNMTMLGTKSATEQNSQQAEPNTNSAVEENQDGKVTENTSPAGNNLQEETDDLPF; from the coding sequence ATGATAAACAAAGTAATTTTAATTGGAAATGTAGGGAAAGAACCTGAGGTAAATTATTTGGACAATGGTGTAGCAGTTGCAAAGTTTTCTCTTGCCACAAGCGAATCCTACAAAAAAGATGGCGAAAAAGTAACAATCACCGAATGGCACAATATTGTGATGTGGCGTAAATTAGCCGAAATTTGCGAAAAATATGTAAAAAAAGGTGACAAACTTTATGTCGAAGGAAAAATCTCAACACGCTCTTGGGATGATAAAGACGGAAATAAAAGATATTCAACCGAAATAGTTGCGAACAATATGACCATGCTGGGAACAAAAAGTGCAACTGAACAAAATTCTCAGCAAGCTGAACCTAACACAAATAGTGCTGTTGAAGAAAACCAGGATGGAAAAGTTACAGAAAATACAAGTCCTGCCGGCAATAATTTGCAAGAAGAAACAGACGACCTACCATTCTAA
- a CDS encoding phosphoribosylaminoimidazolesuccinocarboxamide synthase, whose product MAIALTKSNLKLNTSKKPDFYLGKVRDVYTVDNKLLIMLVSDRISAFDIVLPKGIPFKGQVLNQIASKFLDMTSDIVPNWKISCPDPTVMIGHKVETYPIEMIIRGILTGSLWREYKNGVREIYGLRLPDGMKENQRFPEPIITPTTKAEQGMHDEPISKEEILKQNLISPEEYELLEKYTRQLFERGSKIAEDKGLILVDTKYEFGKKDSEIYLIDEIHTPDSSRYFYANGYEERFEKGEAQKQLSKEFVREWLMEQGFKGEKGQQVPKMDEIFVNEVSERYIELYEKIIGEKFVKADVSEPHERINESINNWLEENYL is encoded by the coding sequence ATGGCTATTGCATTAACAAAATCTAATTTAAAATTAAATACTTCTAAGAAGCCCGATTTTTATCTTGGCAAAGTTAGAGATGTTTACACTGTTGATAATAAACTTCTTATCATGCTTGTTTCTGATAGAATTTCTGCCTTCGATATAGTTTTGCCAAAGGGAATTCCTTTCAAGGGTCAGGTTTTAAATCAGATTGCGAGCAAATTTCTCGATATGACATCTGACATTGTACCAAATTGGAAAATTTCGTGTCCGGATCCTACAGTTATGATTGGGCATAAAGTTGAAACATATCCGATTGAGATGATTATTAGAGGAATTTTAACCGGTAGTCTTTGGCGAGAATATAAAAATGGAGTTCGTGAAATTTATGGTCTTCGTTTGCCTGATGGCATGAAGGAAAATCAACGCTTTCCAGAACCAATAATTACTCCTACAACTAAAGCCGAGCAAGGCATGCACGACGAACCTATCTCGAAAGAAGAAATTCTGAAACAAAATTTGATTTCTCCGGAAGAATACGAATTATTGGAAAAATATACAAGACAACTTTTTGAAAGAGGGAGTAAAATTGCTGAGGATAAAGGCTTAATTCTGGTAGATACAAAATATGAGTTTGGCAAAAAGGATAGTGAAATTTACCTAATAGATGAGATTCACACGCCCGATTCATCCCGATATTTTTATGCCAATGGTTATGAAGAACGGTTTGAAAAAGGAGAAGCACAGAAACAGCTCTCGAAGGAATTTGTAAGAGAATGGCTTATGGAACAAGGCTTTAAGGGCGAAAAAGGTCAGCAAGTTCCCAAAATGGACGAAATTTTTGTAAATGAGGTTTCAGAAAGATATATCGAACTTTATGAAAAAATCATTGGAGAAAAGTTTGTAAAGGCCGATGTTTCGGAGCCACACGAAAGAATTAATGAAAGCATTAATAATTGGCTTGAAGAAAACTATTTGTAA
- a CDS encoding ABC transporter permease, translating to MIFFNHLGQYFLLLYKVFSRPEKPKVFFKNIIKEIDKLGINSIGIVVVISIFMGAVITIQTAYNIDSPFIQKYLIGLTARDSMILEFSSTIVSLILAGKVGSNIASEIGTMRVTEQIDALEIMGVNSASHLIFPKIIATVFINPFLVILSIFIGIFGGWLGGVILTDSVSSHDYIYGLQFDFKPYYIQYTMIKTVVFAFIITSVSSYYGYFTSGGALEVGRSSTNAVVYSSVLILLFNLLLTQLLLS from the coding sequence ATGATATTTTTCAATCACCTCGGGCAGTATTTTTTGCTACTTTACAAAGTTTTTTCCCGACCAGAAAAACCGAAAGTTTTTTTCAAAAATATTATAAAAGAAATTGACAAATTGGGAATAAATTCGATTGGAATTGTAGTAGTAATTTCAATTTTTATGGGGGCAGTAATAACTATCCAAACTGCTTACAATATTGACAGCCCTTTTATACAAAAGTATTTAATAGGACTTACAGCCCGCGATTCAATGATACTGGAGTTTTCATCAACCATAGTAAGCCTGATACTTGCTGGGAAAGTAGGTTCGAATATCGCCTCAGAAATCGGAACAATGCGTGTTACCGAACAAATTGATGCACTCGAAATTATGGGTGTGAATTCTGCCAGCCATCTTATTTTTCCAAAAATTATTGCAACTGTTTTCATCAATCCATTTTTAGTAATTTTAAGCATTTTTATTGGCATATTCGGAGGCTGGTTAGGTGGTGTAATTCTTACAGATTCTGTATCGTCTCACGATTATATTTATGGTTTGCAATTCGATTTTAAACCATATTACATACAATACACAATGATAAAAACAGTTGTTTTTGCCTTTATCATAACCAGTGTTTCTTCATATTACGGCTATTTTACAAGTGGTGGAGCCTTGGAAGTTGGGCGTTCGAGCACAAATGCGGTAGTATATAGCAGTGTGTTAATTTTGCTATTCAATTTGTTATTAACACAATTGCTTTTGTCATGA